A window of the Zeugodacus cucurbitae isolate PBARC_wt_2022May chromosome 4, idZeuCucr1.2, whole genome shotgun sequence genome harbors these coding sequences:
- the LOC105214552 gene encoding protein encore isoform X2 yields the protein MSSTKSQVAVATNIPSLSSSSQTQKEYSTEESLGRQNSFGNNRRGNMKGKHLTRSHAMREATSPPRTPTPRAEHGQVSPNGQSSNNYQQQQQHHHQTQQPQHMDGNENAHNNNSNSSNNNNNNNNNSNSNKLHAQSNAARGNSPIIEAPAVIVTSQHSQQQQQQLHQQQQQQPNVALCNEAEFPKLTPPKSTKGGGGGGGSAGGGGGGQRNSNNNNNNSNNSNGVTDGNNKIEYNNNNGRKMANNNNTNGGAGGATPYDSTKNATTNNNNNANNKHQQYNASNALHQALSVGESAGRGGGSGGSGGAGTSLHNSGMNYQLNANDSTQQSHHQIAYDKENRCPRNDSQNSSMSNMHDDDTQQQQQHYERQGGGSGGGGGGGKKHRTNSNSKGNKPRLKNIGGSSSGSVDGGNSISNNTSGFISRENSSEQFTDHGGTDLFSFFKETLNKHPKDRHFLLKVEKDLTEFVLEKSRGELRFPPASSYNRMLIHRTAAFFGMEHNVDTETQQCVIVAATKNTRIPEIRFKSLVRDHRDDTRKSILKRDTHSFDEARQSSYLCPDRGSMLDRKAKSFEEREEDYERARSRIFNRSQNDSGEGMDDGYMNVSWTQSVEQQQQQQQHQQQNRPRPNGKMMKMQNSNDSRDGRSGGGAVPKSHNYNNYGGGSSQSGGPPMMRGDSANSGKNGGGGTRSFSKQDSAGSTNTPWRLSPSSSGYKTQTQSLYSDSVTPSPNGYCSEDQSTEPYILTTDGMTVCHLQSPVHHIPPHLHLQPTLLCGAGIMPTHCADATLTPTPTPSMDDGAPPLPSRGLVWAVTDISSVPKGSVLINPQTLQPFVNQDGSIYHFDPSNLPPNQQATYHPNQGNNNANYAPQHSPQQQQLPQQVQDNSTKKNKSTQQMSTPSPAESPAATPTPQIHCKSVVCNESAATIPLTESVAESSTQTVAMCGDVNCDGIGLEMTINGTEEASTQSGADECDNTSATGCLSITTTTSTKSYDRIEVQKFKNQATSPNIPAEKDELPKRENATIVDASSVREQQPAVVTQPPAPPPPSQTPTNSVNVPLQRETPHSARSTPFSTSESTHAKNRASEEPKPTTWTYTQSYQAPDGSTVFHTTTTPSGTPYCTTTYQQGPDGSVYAIPQGMVYAYPPPVVSHAPQKQLKCQFNSLSVLQEGEVQSYFMPVFDPNQPRTDATGLIPAGAQAIYPAAAPAGNTATMVPVAAAYPTAQFATANGTPIYPGQLIYSSDQFVTGAATVAAAAPANGQLQQIPMTTYPIGHPYAYNSYWGQPMTYYVPQQALTNAVAATSLLPAPPQPQPPTTATAQPVAGPHITSGISIANGLVAATAAAGPPSNTTVGALGNGGSNVGGGGHHVVNTSASTNSYQTHSGTTYFGTGRVKRPTSSHYANHQSSGHQLVTAAIPNNGSATTTYQLGHAVPTLTLAPAPGSAAAAAAAAAVNTTTDLNVGNGAPPATAMYTLPQHATLLHANIFPYAPAAANVAAGTPPVHAPGAPPTAAPQIAAAGMAGAAAHAQPTNAVITPFYAHHPPITAAAHPTHGSSAVHTPGPAAIPIVDPSTLTAISHPTPTGANSSNNVTPAYSGGGSASQSAPSTPHSVPTQTAQRNPPLFSTPPIMNSNGGNNNGGYSGSSTPQYYPVSGGGDGGATLMSSPHGNSYVPHEKRNSNSNMSGSKKPPAYPSNSLSRQNSTSYNGTANGKPPLLGGNNDTRASPNSGGYQGSRPHGMNKRGGGGDKPQTPLLSGPPSYGGGPGMSGVNSNNNSGYHVHHSHSPSDAKPPIRLNAGAATFRQKGSGVAYEYRRSGSQRNSPGTGNSSSNDNSNNTSPNSIVGSSGGGGGGGANTPNCYAATATGGYINTGIGLASGGMVGGGDHQAVATATGTPLYITSARGAHIPPQLQHGGMVAAAAAAGGTAAGLAGTQQATTAAVLGGAAAAEVANAAAAAVAASVAHHQPLLSAYQPGASGVYIKYGQTYYAHPSVALPNSRRSPSTELRPAMAPVAGMYPTMMIPAAPRHTQGRHPNPNYKGNRPR from the exons GGTAACATGAAGGGCAAGCATTTGACGCGTAGTCACGCCATGCGTGAGGCCACATCGCCGCCGCGCACTCCCACACCGCGTGCCGAGCACGGACAGGTGTCACCGAATGGTCAATCGTCTAACAATtaccagcaacagcagcagcatcatcaTCAGACGCAGCAGCCGCAGCATATGGATGGCAATGAGAATGcacacaacaataatagcaatagcagcaataataataataacaataacaacaacagtaacagcaacaaattgCATGCACAATCAAATGCAGCGCGTGGCAATTCACCGATAATCGAAGCGCCTGCCGTCATAGTGACCAGCCAACAtagtcagcaacaacaacagcagctccatcagcaacagcaacaacaaccgaatGTTGCGCTCTGCAATGAGGCTGAGTTCCCCAAACTGACACCGCCGAAATCGACAAAAGGCGGTGGAGGTGGTGGTGGAAgcgctggtggtggtggcggcggtcagagaaacagcaataataacaacaacaatagcaataacagcaACGGTGTAACcgatggcaacaacaaaattgaatataacaacaataatggcaGAAAgatggccaacaacaacaacacaaatggtGGCGCAGGCGGTGCGACTCCTTATGATTCCACCAAGAATGCGaccacaaacaataataacaacgccAACAATAAACATCAGCAATATAATGCAAGCAATGCATTGCATCAGGCGTTGAGCGTAGGCGAGAGTGCGGGGCGTGGCGGTGGCAGTGGTGGTAGCGGCGGTGCTGGCACATCGCTGCACAATTCCGGCATGAACTATCAGCTGAACGCCAACGACAGCACACAGCAGTCACATCATCAGATCGCCTACGACAAGGAGAATCGCTGTCCACGCAATGACAGTCAAAATAGCAGCATGTCCAATATGCATGATGATgatacacaacaacagcagcaacattaTGAACGTCAAGGCGGTGGCAGTGGAGGAGGCGGTGGTGGCGGTAAGAAGCACCGCACCAATTCCAATTCGAAGGGCAATAAGCCGCGCTTGAAGAATATCGGTGGCTCCTCATCGGGCAGCGTCGATGGTGGCAACTCGATTAGCAACAACACGTCGGGATTCATATCAAGAG AGAACTCGAGCGAGCAGTTCACCGATCATGGTGGCACCGATTTGTTCAGTTTCTTTAAAGAAACGCTCAATAAGCATCCAAAGGATCGGCATTTTCTGCTCAAAGTGGAAAAGGACCTAACCGAATTCGTGTTGGAAAAGAG TCGCGGTGAATTACGCTTCCCACCGGCTTCATCGTACAACCGCATGTTGATACATCGCACAGCGGCCTTCTTCGGCATGGAGCACAATGTCGACACCGAAACGCAACAGTGCGTTATTGTGGCAGCTACCAAAAATACGCGCATACCAGAG ATACGCTTCAAGTCGCTGGTGCGCGATCATCGCGACGACACACGCAAATCGATATTGAAACGCGACACGCACAGTTTCGATGAGGCACGTCAGAGCAGCTACTTGTGTCCGGATCGCGGCAGCATGCTCGACCGCAAGGCAAAGAGCTTCGAAGAGCGCGAGGAGGACTATGAGCGTGCGCGTAGTCGCATTTTCAATCGCAGTCAAAATGACAGCGGCGAGGGCATGGATGATGGTTACATGAATGTCAGCTGGACGCAATCGGtggagcaacagcagcagcaacaacaacaccagcaacagaATCGTCCACGTCCCAATGGCAAGATGATGAAGATGCAAAac TCAAACGATTCACGCGACGGTCGGTCCGGTGGTGGCGCTGTACCCAAATCACACAACTACAATAATTATGGCGGTGGCTCTTCACAAAGCGGTGGACCGCCTATGATGCGCGGTGACTCGGCGAATTCGGGCAAAAATGGCGGCGGTGGCACGCGTTCCTTCTCGAAACAAGATTCAGCGGGCAGCACAAATACGCCATGGCGCTTGTCACCATCCAGCAGCGG TTATAAAACTCAAACACAATCGTTGTATTCCGATTCGGTAACACCTTCACCAAATGGTTATTGTAGTGAGGATCAATCAACCGAGCCATATATATTGACAACGGACGGCATGACCGTTTGTCATCTACAATCACCAGTTCACCATATACCGCCGCATCTGCATCTGCAACCGACGTTATTGTGCGGTGCTGGCATTATGCCGACACATTGCGCAGACGCCACATTGACGCCAACGCCGACACCATCAATGGACGATGGCGCGCCACCCCTGCCCAGTCGCGGTCTGGTGTGGGCCGTCACCGACATTTCGAGTGTGCCTAAGGGCAGCGTGCTAATCAATCCGCAAACATTGCAACCATTTGTTAACCAAGACGG TTCAATTTATCACTTTGACCCGTCCAATCTGCCACCCAACCAACAGGCCACATACCATCCAAATCAGGGCAATAACAATGCCAATTATGCACCGCAACATTcgccacagcaacaacagttgccGCAACAAGTGCAGGATAACAGCACAAAGAAGAATAAGAGCACACAACAAATGTCCACGCCATCACCAGCGGAATCGCCAGCAGCTACGCCAACGCCACAAATCCATTGCAAGAGCGTTGTCTGCAATGAGAGTGCTGCCACTATACCGCTCACCGAGTCGGTGGCTGAGTCCTCCACACAGACGGTGGCCATGTGTGGCGATGTTAACTGCGATGGCATTGGTCTGGAAATGACGATCAACGGCACCGAAG AGGCATCCACGCAATCGGGTGCTGATGAGTGCGATAATACATCGGCCACGGGTTGTTTGAGCATCACTACCACAACATCCACCAAAAGTTATGATCGCATCGAGGTGCAAAAGTTTAAAAACCAAGCCACCAGTCCGAATATACCAGCGGAAAAGGATGAGCTGCCGAAGCGTGAG AATGCAACAATAGTGGACGCCTCAAGTGTGCGTGAACAGCAACCGGCTGTTGTAACACAGCCACCAGCACCGCCACCACCCAGTCAGACGCCAACCAATAGCGTCAATGTGCCATTACAACGCGAGACGCCACATTCTGCGCGCTCAACACCCTTCAGCACCAGTGAGTCGACACATGCGAAAAATCGCGCTTCCGAAGAACCTAAGCCCACAACATGGACATATACGCAAAGCTACCAGGCACCAGATGGTTCTACAGTCTTTCACACCACCACGACACCCAGTGGTACGCCGTATTGCACCACGACATATCAGCAAGGG CCTGATGGTAGCGTTTATGCCATTCCACAGGGCATGGTCTATGCCTATCCACCGCCAGTTGTAAGCCACGCCCCACAGAAACAGTTGAAATGTCAATTCAATTCGTTGTCTGTTTTACAGGAGGGCGAAGTACAGAGCTATTTCATGCCTGTATTCGATCCGAATCAACCGCGCACCGATGCCACCGGTCTCATACCAGCTGGAGCACAGGCCATATATCCGGCTGCAGCCCCAGCAGGCAATACAGCTACAATGGTACCCGTTGCAGCCGCCTATCCGACCGCACAATTCGCCACGGCCAATGGTACGCCAATCTATCCGGGTCAGTTGATATATTCGAGTGATCAATTTGTAACGGGTGCAGCTACGGTCGCTGCAGCAGCACCGGCGAATGGTCAACTGCAACAGATACCGATGACCACCTATCCAATCGGACATCCATACGCCTATAATA GCTACTGGGGTCAACCGATGACATACTATGTGCCACAACAAGCGCTTACGAACGCTGTCGCCGCAACGTCCCTCCTACCAGCACCGCCACAGCCACAACCACCCACAACAGCAACCGCCCAGCCCGTGGCCGGTCCACACATCACTAGCGGTATCAGCATCGCGAATGGCCTTGTAGCAGCTACGGCGGCGGCTGGACCGCCGTCGAACACCACCGTTGGGGCTTTAGGTAATGGCGGCAGTAATGTCGGTGGTGGTGGTCATCACGTTGTGAATACATCGGCGTCCACGAACAGTTATCAGACACATAGTGGTACAACGTATTTCGGTACGGGGCGTGTCAAGCGACCGACATCTTCGCATTACGCCAATCACCAGAGCAGCGGTCATCAACTAGTAACGGCAGCTATCCCAAATAACGGCAGTGCAACTACCACATATCAATTGGGACACGCAGTGCCCACACTCACACTGGCGCCGGCACCAGGTAGTGCCGCAGCCGCGGCGGCAGCTGCAGCAGTGAATACAACAACCGATCTCAATGTTGGCAATGGAGCGCCACCAGCCACAGCCATGTATACGCTGCCTCAACATGCGACCCTACTGCATGCGAATATCTTTCCATATGCGCCCGCTGCCGCAAATGTTGCCGCCGGCACACCACCAGTACACGCACCAGGCGCCCCACCAACGGCTGCACCACAAATAGCCGCGGCCGGCATGGCTGGCGCTGCAGCGCATGCACAACCAACAAATGCTGTGATCACCCCATTCTATGCTCATCACCCGCCCATTACAGCTGCCGCACATCCCACACACGGCAGCTCCGCCGTACACACGCCTGGACCAGCTGCCATACCGATTGTCGATCCCAGCACACTGACGGCCATCTCGCATCCCACACCAACCGGTGCGAACAGTTCAAATAACGTGACGCCCGCCTACAGCGGCGGTGGTAGCGCTTCACAATCAGCGCCCAGCACGCCACACTCTGTACCTACTCAAACAGCACAGCGCAATCCACCACTCTTCTCCACACCGCCCATTATGAACTCAAATGGCGGAAACAACAATGGTGGCTACAGTGGCAGTTCCACACCGCAATACTACCCGGTCAGCGGTGGTGGAGATGGCGGCGCAACGCTCATGAGCAGTCCACATGGCAATTCGTACGTGCCACACGAAAAGCGCAACAGCAACTCAAACATGAGTGGCAGCAAAAAACCGCCAGCGTATCCAAGCAATTCATTGAGTCGTCAGAACTCCACATCCTATAATGGCACAGCAAATGGCAAACCGCCTTTGTTGGGCGGCAATAACGATACGCGTGCCTCACCGAATAGCGGCGGTTACCAAGGCTCACGTCCGCATGGCATGAATAAACGCGGCGGTGGCGGTGATAAGCCACAAACACCACTGCTCAGCGGGCCACCCAGTTACGGTGGCGGACCGGGTATGTCTGGcgtaaatagcaacaacaacagcggatATCACGTACACCACAGCCACTCGCCATCCGATGCCAAGCCACCAATTCGCTTGAATGCCGGAGCCGCCACCTTCCGTCAGAAGGGTAGCGGTGTCGCCTATGAATACAGGCGCAGCGGCTCACAACGCAACTCGCCAGGCACTGGCAACTCCAGCAGCAacgacaatagcaacaacacatcGCCGAATAGCATAGTCGGTTctagcggcggcggcggtggtggtggtgccaATACGCCCAATTGCTATGCCGCCACAGCAACGGGCGGCTACATAAACACTGGCATCGGCTTAGCCAGTGGCGGTATGGTCGGCGGTGGTGATCATCAGGCAGTTGCGACCGCAACTGGCACGCCATTGTACATTACATCGGCGCGTGGCGCACACATTCCACCACAACTGCAACATGGCGGTATGGTGGcggccgccgctgctgctggcGGCACGGCAGCCGGTCTTGCGGGCACACAGCAAGCCACTACAGCGGCGGTCTTAGGTGGCGCGGCTGCGGCGGAGGTGGCGAATGCAGCAGCTGCTGCCGTAGCGGCGAGCGTCGCGCATCACCAACCGCTGCTGAGCGCTTATCAACCAGGTGCATCGGGTGTCTACATCAAATACGGCCAGACGTATTATGCGCAT CCCTCAGTTGCTCTACCGAACAGTCGCCGATCGCCCTCAACCGAGTTGCGGCCTGCAATGGCGCCCGTAGCTGGCATGTATCCAACCATGATGATACCAG CTGCTCCACGACATACGCAAGGACGTCATCCGAATCCCAACTACAAAGGCAATCGGCCACGCTAA